TGCTCGGGGAGCGGGACTACGACCTGCCGTACGACCACATCGCCATCGACAATGTCGCCGCGGCCCGCGCCGCCGTCCGGCACCTGGTCGGCCTCGGGCGCCGGGAGGTGGCGTTCATCGGCGACCGGCGCGGCCGCAGCGAGCCCGCACAACTGCGCGTACGAGGCTGGCGCGAGGAACTCACCGCCGCCGGACTGCCGGCCGACGACGGGCTCGTGGCCGCCACCGACGGCTGGGGCCATGCGGACGGCGCGGCGGCCATGACCCGGATCCTCGATGCCGGCCGGCGCCCCGACGCGATCTTCGCCTACAACGACCCGATGGCCATCGGCGCGATGCGCGTCCTGCACGAGCGCGGACTTCGTGTCCCCGAGGACATCGCGGTCGTCGGCTTCGACGACGTGGTCGAGGGGCACTTCGGCGCGGTGACGCTGACCTCCGTGTCGCCGGACAAGTCGGCCATCGGCCGGCTCGCCGTGGAGTCGGTGCTCGCCCGGCTGGGCGGCGAGGCTCCCGAGCCCCGCCGTGTCTGGGCGGACTACCGCCTAGTGGAGCGGGAGAGCACCCTCGGGCGCGGTGCGGCGAAGGACGGACCGACCCCAGGCTGACCAGCCCGTAGGCACCTCCGCCGCGAACCCCGTCGGTCGGTCGACCGGCCGACGGGGTCATTCGTCGTGCCGTCGGAGGGTGTTCGTTCGCCTCGCCTCGGCGGTACTTCGCCGGCGCTGCGCCGGGCGCACCCCACCCCGCTAACGGACCTTCCCTGTCGGTAGAGGTAAAGGCCCTGGTCGTCCCAGGTCCCGGGGCCCGTACGGGAGTTGACCGCGCCGCGAGGGCCGCTCATGCAGCAAGCGCTTCCCCTCCGCCCCCGCCTCCTCACGATGCACACAGGTGTGCGCACAGGGGGTTTACAGCGTCCTTCCAACGATGTAAAAACCTCCTTGCGGCGGGCCGGACAACGTTGCCCGCCAGGGGAGATGCGCTGTTTCTGCTTGTGCGTCAGCTCCTCAGTTCCCTTTCAGCGTCACCCGGATCGGGGTCACCATGCAGCGCACCACTCACCGTCCTCGTCTCCTCACCCGTCCCGGGGTCGTGGCCCTGGCCGCCGCGGTGGCCTTGACCGCCGGCGCCTGTGCGAAGTCGGAGGACGATGCCTCGAAGGACACTCAGTCGCCGGCGGCCGCAGGCGCGGAGCAGAAGGTCGTCACACCGAAGCCGGGCAGCAAGACCTGCGCCATCGACGCCTACGGCGCCGAGAAGCTGGATCTGAAGAACGCGACCGTGGGCTTCTCCCAGTCGGAGAAGGAGGCCAACCCGTTCCGCATCGCCGAGACCCAGTCCATCAAGGACGAGGCGAAGAAGCGGGGCGTCAAGCTGCTCACGGCCAACGCCCAGTCGCAGTTCTCCAAGCAGATCAGCGATGTCCAGGACCTGCTCGCCAAGGGCGCCGACCTGCTGGTGATCGCCCCGCTCAACTCCGACGGCTGGGACCCGGTGCTCCAGGCCGCCGCCGCCAAGAAGGTCCCGATCGTGACGATCGACCGCAAGATCAACGCCACCGCCTGCAAGGACTACGTCTCCTTCATCGCCTCCGACTTCGTCGAGCAGGGCAGACGGGCCGCCGACCAGATGATCGAGGCGACCGGCGGCAAGGGCGAGGTCGCCATCCTCCTCGGCTCGGCCGGCAACAACGTCACCACCGAGCGGACCAAGGGCTTCAAGGAGCGGATCGCCGAGAAGGCACCGGAGTTGAAGGTCGTGTTCGAGCAGACCGGTGACTTCGCCCGCGAGAAGGGCCAGCAGGTCACCGAGCAGCTCATCCAGTCGAAGCCCGGCATCAAGGGCATCTACGCCGAGAACGACGAGATGGGCCTCGGCGCGGTGGCCGCGCTCAAGGGCGCAGGCAAGAAGGCCGGCGACGTCAAGATCGTGACCGTCGACGGCACCCGCAACGCGGTCCAGGGCATCGTGGACGGCTGGATCAGCGGCGTCATCGAGTCCAACCCCCGGTTCGGCCCGCTGGCGTTCCAGACCCTGGACACCTTCACCAAGGGCGAGGAAGTCCCGCAGGACGTCATCATCCAGGACAGCGCCTACGACGCGGACAACGCGAAGACGGAGATCGCGAAGGCGTACTGATCCCACGGGGCCCGGGCGTCGTCCGGGCCCCAACGCCGCTCCCGCACAAGCCTCTTCACGACTTTCTCCACCCCTTTCTTCCTGGAGGCACAGGTGGCACCCCCCGCCGAAGTCCTCGCCGTCCGCGGACTGAGCAAGACCTTCCCCGGCGTCCGGGCCCTGGACGACGTGGACCTCACCCTGCACGCCGGCGAGGTCCACGCCCTGATCGGCGAGAACGGCGCCGGCAAGTCGACCCTCATCAAGCTCCTCACCGGCGTGTACCGCCCCGACGCCGGCGAGATCACCTTCCAGGGCGGCAAGGTCTCCTTCGCCACGCCCCTGGAGGCCCAGAAGGCGGGCATCTCGACCATCTACCAAGAGGTCAACCTGATCCCGCTGCTGAGCGTGGCCCGCAACCTCTTCCTGGGCCGCGAACCGCGCAACCGCTTCGGCGTACTGGACATCGCACGCATGAACCGGGAGGCCGAGGAGACCCTGCGCGGCTACGGCGTCCGCGTGGACGTCCGCAGGCCGCTGCGCACCCTCGGGGTCGGCGCCCAGCAGATGGTGACCCTGGCCCGTGCCGTGGCCACCGACGCCCGCATCGTCATCATGGACGAGCCGACCTCCTCCCTCGAACCGCGCGAGGTCGAGACCCTCTTCTCGGTGATCCGGCGGCTGCGCGACGCGGGCATCGCCGTCGTCTACGTCAGCCACCGCCTGGACGAGCTCTACGCCGTGTGCAGCACGGTCACCGTGCTCCGCGACGGCCGGCGCGTCCACCACGGCCGGCTGGCCGACCTCGACCGCCTCGCCCTGGTGTCCACGATGCTCGGCCGGGACCTGGGCGAGGTCCGCGAGGAAGGCGTCACCAAGTTCACCGGCGACCACGAGGCGATCGATTCCCAACCCGTGCTGGACGCCAGGGAACTGACGGTGCCGCACAAGCTGCACGAGGTGTCGCTGAGCATCCGGCCCGGCGAGGTCGTCGGCCTGGGCGGACTCCTCGGCTCCGGACGCACCGAGACGGCGAAGGCCATCTCCGGGGCCCTGCCCGTCCGTTCGGGCCGCGTCACCGTGGCCGGCGTCCCGCTGCGCGGCGGCTCCGCACCGGCCGCCATCCGGGCCGGCGTCAGCCTGCTGCCGGAGGACCGCAAGAGCGAGGGCATCGTCCCCGGCCTGTCGGTCCGGGAGAACATCGCGCTCGCCGTCCTGCCCCGGCTGTCCCGCTTCGGCCTCGTCTCCGAGGCGCGCGTCGACAGCGTCGTCGACACCTTCATCAAGCGGCTGCGCATCAAGGCATCCTCACCGCACCAGAAGGTCGGTGAACTCTCCGGCGGCAATCAGCAGAAGGTGCTGCTCGCCCGTTGGCTCGCCATGAACCCCAAGGTGCTGCTGCTCGACGAGCCCACGCGCGGCATCGACGTCGGCGCCAAGGCCGAGGTGCAGAAACTCGTGGACGAACTGGCCGCTGACGGCCTGGGCGTCCTGCTCATCTCCTCCGACCTGGAGGAACTGATCGAAGGGTCCGACCGCGTGGTCGTACTGAAGGACGGTGCCGTCGTCGGCGAACTGACCGGGGACGACGTCACCGAGGACAAGCTGATGCGCACCATCGCCGGGGACGCCCAGGTGGAGCACCTGGCCAAGGAGGTGGCCACCGATGGCTGAGGCCACCCTCCGCACCGCCCCGCTGGACAAGACCCGCGTGCTCCAGTGGCTCCAGACCTACGGCGTCTACGCGGGCGTCGCGGCGCTGCTCGTCGTCAACACCGTCATCACCCCGCACTTCCTCTCCGCGGAGAACTTCCGCACCCAGGCCGTCCAGGTCGCCCCCGTCATCATCGTCGCCCTCGGCATGGCCCTGGTCATCGGCACCGAGGGCGTCGACCTGTCGGTTGGTGCCGTGATGGCGCTGGCGGCCTCCGTCACCGCGCTCTACCTCGGCTACGGACTCCTGCCCGCCCTGCTCGTCGTCGCGCTCTTCGCCGCAGGCGTCGGACTGGCCAACGGCGCACTGGTCGCGCTCGTCGGAGTACAGCCCATCGTCGCCACGCTCGCCCTCATGGTCGGCGGCCGGGGCATCGCACTCGTGCTGCTGCCCCAGCTCGAGGACCTGCGCAACCCCGCCCTGGCCTCCCTGGGCTCCGGCGACATCCTCGGCATCCCGTACCTGATCCTGATCGCCGCCGTCCTGGCCCTGCTGGTGGCCTTCGTGGTGCGCCGCACCACCTTCGGCCGTCAGCTCCTCGCCATCGGCGACAGCCGGCCCGCCGCCCAGCTCGCCGGTCTGCCGGTGCGCCGCGTGCTGATCATCGTGTACGTCGTGTGCGCGCTGCTCGCCGCCGTGGCAGGCGTGCTGGCGACCGCCCGCCTCCAGGCCAGCGACCCGACCTCGCTCGGCAACCTGATGGAACTCTCGGCCATCACGGCGGTCGTCGTCGGCGGTACCCCGCTGACCGGCGGACGGGTCAACATCGCCGGCACCGTGGCCGGAGCCGTCCTCATCCAGCTGCTCACCGCCACCCTCATCAAGCACGATCTGCCGCCCTCCTGGACCCAGATCGCCCAGGCCATAGTGATCGTCGCCGCGGTCTACGCGGCACGGGGACGGGGGAAGCGATGACCGTCACGAAAGCGGACGCGCCCGTGACCACCGCGAGCAACGAACCGACGGGGGAGAGCGAGCCGGTCGGCTCCGCGCGCTCCGAGCGACTGAGCGCCCTGATCCAGCAGCACGGCGCGCTGGCCGTGCTGGTGCTCGTCTCCCTGGTGGCGTCCTTCTCCTTCGACTCCTTCGCCACCGGCGACAACGTCGGCAACATGGCGACCAGTTCGGCCTTCCTGGCCATCGTCGCCCTCGGCATGACCTTCGTGATCATCACCGGCGGCATCGACCTGTCCGTCGGCTCGCTGTTCGCCCTCGGCGGCGTCCTCGCGGCCTGGGGGTCGCGCCACGGCACCCTGGTGGCCTTGCTGCTGCCGCTGGCGGTGTGCGGACTGATCGGCGTCGTCAACGGCCTGCTGGTCGCCCGCTCCCGACTCGCCCCGTTCATCGTCACGCTCGCCGCCATGCTGGGCGCCCGCGGCCTGCTGCTCGCCATCACCGACGAGGGCGCGGACACCTTCCTGATCGGCAAGGGCTCCTTCCTAGCGGAGCTGGGCCAGGGCACCACCCTGGGCCTCGGCAACCCGGTGTGGATCACCCTGGTCCTGTTCGTCGCGGGAGCCGTCGTGCTGCGCCGTACCCGCTTCGGACAGCATGTGTACGCGGTCGGCGGCAACGAGGACGCGGCGGCCCTGATGGGCGCCCCCGTGGCCCGCACCAAGATCCTCGTCTACACCCTGTCCGGGCTCCTCGCCGGCCTGGCCGGCGCGCTCAACGCCGCCTGGCTCGCCTCCGGCGTGACCATCCTCGGCAACGGCATGGAACTGGAGGCCATCTCCGCCGTGGTCATCGGCGGCACCCTGCTGACCGGCGGCCTCGGCTATGTCAGCGGCTCCCTGGTCGGCGTGCTGCTCCTGAAGGTCATCCAGAACGTCATCAACCAGATCGGCTCCCTCGACTCCTCCTACCAGCAGGTCGTCAGCGGCGCCTTCCTCGCCGTCGTCGTCATCGCCCAGACCTGGCTGGGCCGCAGACGGCAACTGATGTGACAAGCCCCGGACCCGGCGGCCGAGCCCTCACGGCCCGGCCGCCGGGTCCGGTTCCAGGCGGCCGGACTCCCCGCCGGCCGCCGCCCGCACGCGCACGTCTCCCACCCCACGATTCAAGGAGGCACGATGCGTCGAGTACCCGCAGGCCGAAGGCCGTTCGACTGGCTGAGACGGCGAGCGCGGTGGGCGACCACCGCGCTCGCCGCGCTCACCCTGGTCGGCGGCACGGCACTGACGGCCACCGGTTCCGCGGCCGCCGCACCCCGGGCCTGGACACCAAAGCCGTCCCCCATGACCACCCCGTGGACCAACCAGGTCCCCGTCGACAACCCCCTCCCGGAATACCCCCGCCCCCAGCTGACCCGGCCCGACTGGGCCAACCTCAACGGCATCTGGGACTTCGCCGTCACCTCGGCGGACGTCGGACAGCCGGCCACCTTCACCGAACAGATCCGCGTCCCGTTCGCCGCCGAGTCCGCGCTCTCCGGCATCCAGCGCAAGGTCACCCAGAACGACAAGCTCTGGTACAAGCGCACCTTCACCGTCCCGTCGAACTGGAACGGCCGCCGCGTCCAGCTCAACTTCGGCGCCAGCGACTGGCGTACGACGGTATGGGTCAACGGCCGACAGGCCGGAGCCACCCACAGCGGCGGCTACGACGCCTTCTCCTACGACGTCACCGACCTCCTGGCCGGCGGCACCAACACCATCGTCGTCTCCGTCTGGGACCCCACCGAGACGGGCACCCAGGCGATCGGCAAGCAGCGGATCCGCGACGTCGCCCCGCACCCGGGCGGCGGCATCCTCTACACGGCCGCATCCGGCATCTGGCAGACCGTGTGGCTGGAACCCACGGCCTCCGCCTACGTCAGCCGCCTCGACATGGTGCCCGACCTGGCGAACAACCGCCTCAAGGTCACCGTCCGCGGCACCGGCACGAACGGCCACCAGGCCCGCGTCACCGTCTCGACCGGCGGCACCACCGTCGGCACCGCCACCAGTCCGGTCGGCACCGAGTTCACCGTGCCCGTCCCGAACCCGCACCTGTGGACGCCGGAGGACCCCTTCCTCTACGACGTGAAGGCCGACCTCCTCTCCGGCGGCACGACGGTCGACTCGGTCGGCAGCTACACCGGCATGCGCTCCATCGGCATCGCCCGTGTCGACGGCCTCCTCCGCCCCGTCCTCAACGGCAAGTTCGTCTTCCAGACCGGCACTTTGGACCAGGGGTACTGGCCCGACGGCATCTACACCGCACCCACCGACGCCGCTCTGCGCCACGACCTCCAGAAGCACAAGGACCTCGGCTTCAACATGGTCCGCAAGCACATCAAGGTCGAACCGCAGCGCTGGTTCTACTGGGCCGACCGGCTCGGACTGCTGGTCTGGCAGGACATGCCGTCCATGGAACGCACCCCCGACGCCGCCGCCCGCACCCAGTGGGAGGCCGAGTACGACCGCATCATCGACCAGCACCGCAGCTCACCGTCCCTCGTCATGTGGGTCAACCAGAACGAGGGCTGGGGCCAGTACGACCAGGCCCGACTCGCCGACAAGGTGAAGGCCTACGACCCCTCACGCCTCGTCGACAACATGAGCGGCGTCAACTGCTGCGGTGCCGTCGACGGCGGCAACGGCGACGTCGTCGACCACCACGTCTACGTCGGCCCCGGCACCACCGTGCCCAGCGCCACCCGCGCCGCCGTCCTCGGCGAGTTCGGCGGACTGGGCTTCAAGGTCGCCGGCCACGAGTGGTACCCCGGCGGCGGCTTCAGCTACGAGGACCAGCCCGACCTCGCCCACCTCAACAACCGCTTCGTGGGCCTCATCGACGCCATCCGCGAGGTCCGTATGCCCCGCGGCCTGTCCGCGTCGGTCTACACCGAGATCACCGACGTCGAGAACGAGGTCAACGGCCTGCTCACCTACGACCGCCAGGTGGTCAAGGTCGACGAGGCCCGGGTGCGCGCCGCCAACCAGGCCCTGATCAACGCCTCCCGCGGCTCGACGGCCCCTATCACCCTGCCCACCAACCAGTACAAGTCCCTGCGGGTGACGACCCCCGGCTACACGGACCGGTACGCGCGCCACAGGGACGGAGCGGTCTTCACCGACGTCGTGGGCAGCGGCAGCGACGCCCTGCTCAAGAACGACGCCACCTGGAAGATCGTCCCCGGCCTCGCCAACAGCTCCTGCTACAGCTTCGAGTCGCGCAACTACCCGGGCGAGTACCTGCGCCACCGCGAGTACCGCGTCTACAAGGAGCCCGGCAGCGGCGACCTGTACCGGGCCGACGCCACCTTCTGCCCCGTCCCGGCCGCCAACGGCGGCGTACGCCTCTCCGCGTACAACTTCCCGGAGCAGTACCTGCGCCACTACAACGCCGAACTCTGGCTCGCCACCCCGGGCGGCACCCACACCTGGGACAACCCGTCCCTCTTCACGGAGGACACCACGTGGTCCGTGGAGGCCCCTTGGGCACCGTGAACCGGGAGTAGCAGGATCGGGCGGCGGCGTCGGCGGACGCCGCCGCCCGACTTCCGTGCCTGTGAAATCCGGCTAGGCCTTGGTTGATGTGGCCGACCTGGCGGCCTGTTCGATCCTTGCACGGTGGGCCGCGCGGGCTTCCTCGTCGATCGGCTGCTCGTATTCGGGGCGTACGCCGGTGCGGCCGTCGAGGCCCTCGCGCAGGATGTCGGCGTGCCCGGAGTGCCGGATGGTCTCGGTGAGGACGTGGAGCATGACGGCGAACAGGTTCGTGTTCGGAGCAGGCTCCGCCCACCACGGCACGTGGCCGGGGGCGTCGAGGGAAAGCTCGTTGATCGTCGCGTCCGAGTGTTCCCATGTGCGCCGGTAGAACCCGATGATCTGTTCGCGGGTCTCGTCCTCCGTCGCCCACTGATCGCTGCCGTCGGAGTCCTGCCACCGGCACAGCGGTTCCGGGGAAGGGCGGTCGAAGACGTCGCCGAAGTACCTGGCCTCGACGGTGGCCACGTGTTTTACCAGGCCGAGGAGGTTGGTCCCGGTGGCCGTCAAAGGCCGGCGGGCGTCGTACTCGGACAGGCCGTCGAGTTTCCAGAGCAGCGTATTGCGGTCCCGCCGCAGTCTCCCGTGCAGGTTGTCCTTCGCGAATTCATCGATCATGCGTCATGAACCTTCCGTGGGATGAGCTACCGGCAATGGCTGTCTGTCAGAGAGGCGATGGGGTGGGCGGGGGCCAGGTGAGCATCCAGCCGGCGGTAAGCACCGCCGCGCCGCCTGCCAGGGCGATTGCGCCGCCTGTTCCGATGCCTGCGGCCACCGAGCCGAAGCAGGCCGGGCCGATGCCCTGCAGCGTCATGCTGCCGGAGCCGAGCAGACCGAAGGCCTGGCCCTGGCCGTCCTGCGGCAGGGCGTCCAGGAACGGCCGTTGCAGGCCGAGACCGTAGGCCAATCCGAAGCCGCAGAGCAGTAGCAGACAAGACGAGACGCCCACTCCGGGCTCGGTGGCGAAGCCGATCAGCGGCAGTCCCGTCAGCGCGATCAACGGGACTACCAGTCGCTCCCGGGTGGGTGGCCGCAGCAGCCGACCCACCAGCAGGTCACCGACAAGCATGCCGACCGGCGGACAGCCCATCAGCACCGCGTACCAGCCGGGTCCGAAGTGGCGTCCTCCCGAGTAGGCGACGATCAGACCTTCCGCTCCCGCCACGAACGCGGGCGGCAGCCACTGGGCCAGCATCAGCCGTCGTACCGTGTGTCCGCGCAGCAGCCGGCCGGCACCGTGCAGGCTTGCCCGGACGGCCCCGCCATCGCCCCGAGGCCTGCCGGGTGTGCCGCCGAACTCTCCCGGCTCCAGCCGGGGTAGCCGGATGCGGATGGCGAGCGCGCAGCCGAGGTAGAGCGCGGCGCTCACCGCGAGCGCCCGGTGCGGGCCGAGTACCGCGACGACCGCACCTCCCAGCGCCAGACCGAACAATTGCGCGCCGGAGGAGGCGAGGTTGTTCAGTGAACGGCCCAGCACATAGGCGTCGCCCTTCAGCCACTGCGCGACCAGCCGACTCGACACGCCGCCGAACACCGGTGTGGTGAGGGCGACCAGCGCCATGACACCGAGGCTTGCCGCGAGCGGCATCCGTACCAGGGCGAGCAGCAGGGCGGCGGCGCACTCCAAGGCGTAGCCGCCGGCGATGAGCGCGCGGGGCGGCAGCCGGTCGGCGAGCGAGCCCAGGAGCAGTGAGCCGAACAACTGCGGGAGAAAGCCGATGCCGAAGGCCAGTGCGCTCAACAGCGCGGAGCCGGTGGTCGAGAAGACCAGCACCGAGAACGTGGTGATCCGCAGCGAGCCCGCAGTGATCGCGACGGCGCGGGTCGAGAAGAGCAGCCGGAATCGCGGCTCGGCCAGCACCTCCCGATAGGTGGCACGGTAGTTGACCTGCACGGGTTCGGCAGTTGGGGTCATGACGCGCAGCCTCTCCGTGCGCCCACGCCACTCACCAATGATTCGTCGCTGGACGAATCGAAACAGACGTCCCGGCGGTAGCATCGCAGAGTGCTCCGCTTCGAAGTCTCCGTCGAGGACCTGCTGCGCAGCCGCTTCGCACTGTCGCCCGCGCTGGACCTCTGCTTGCTGCTGCGCTCACTCGCCGGCCTGGACCGGCCGCTGCCGCGAGCCTGGGCCACCCGCCTCCTGCCGGCCTTCGAGCGGCTTCGCCGCGAGACCGAACTGGACGCCGCCCTCGCTCTGCAGGCCCCGCAAGCCGGACCGAACTTCGTCGCCCCGCCTCCGCGCGGCCTCAACCAGACCTGGGCAGACGACTTGGCCATGATCCGGGCCACACCGCTGGAAGCTGCCCGCCACGAGTTCGCCGCCACCGCGACCGGCCCGTCCGCCCGTGATCCCCGCGTACGCGCGGTGCTGGACTCGCCGGACGCCGTCTCCAGGGTCGCCGAGGCGATGGACCAGGCGTGGCACGAGCTGCTCGCCGCGGACTGGCCGCAACTGCGCGCGATCTGTGAGCGCGATGTCGTGCACCGAGTGGGCGTGATCGGCGAACACGGCTGGGCCACGACCATCGAGAGCCTGCACCCGGGCATCGCCTGGCGCGACGGCGGCATCGAGATCGGCTTCTTCCGAGGCGGAACAGTCCGCCTCGCCGGCGACGGGCTACTGCTGATCCCTTCGGTCTGCGTCGGGCATATCGCCGCCCACCTGGAAGACCCCTGGCCCAGGACCTTGGTCTACCGTGCCCGCGGCACCGCCGCCCTGTGGGGCGAACAGGAGACCGTCCCCCAACCGGACGCGCTGACCGCTCTGGTCGGCCGGTCCCGAGCCCGGCTGCTGTTGGCGCTGGACGCCCCGGCCAGTACCAGCCACCTCGCCCGAAGCCTCGCCATGGCACCCGGCGCGGTCGGAGACCACCTCGCCATCCTGCGAGGCGCGGGGCTGCTCGTCCGCGCCCGGTCCGGACGGTCGGTGCTCTACCGACGCACCCCGCTCGGCGAGGCGCTGGTCGCCGGTTCGGGCTGAGGGCATCTCGGGGTACCCACCGTTTCGCGGTCAAAGGCCGAGACGCGAACGGGCCCCGGCGGGGGAGCCATCCCGCCGGGGCCCAGTCGTCGCCGTCGGTGCTACGGCTTCTCGTCCGTGTAGAGCGTGCTCACCTCCTCGGCGGTGAGCGCCTTGTCGTAGGCGTGGACCTCGTCGACCGCGCCGTTCCAGAAGTCGACGTCGTTGCCGCCCCACTGGGCGCGGCCGACCGACAGGGAACCGGTGCTGGGGTAGGCCGCGCCGCCGGTGGCGGTCGCCGCCGGCTTGCCGTCGACGTAGAGCTTGATGGTGTTGTCGGCGCTGTCGCGGACCCCGACCAGGTGGTACCAGTGGCCCTTCTCGGGCGTGGTCACGAGGCGTGCACGGCTCTCGCCCGGGGTGCTGAAGGCGAACGCGCCCTGCCCGTACTGGAGGTAGAACGGGCTGGCCTGGCGCCGGGTGTCCTGGCTGACCGCGGTGGCGTAGTTGCCCGGGAGCTCGTCGAGCCGGACCCAAGCGGACACCGAGTAGCTTCCGGTGGTGTCGAGCACCGGTCCGGCCGTCTCGGCGTGCTGGCCGTTGCCGTCGAACTTCAGCGCGCTGCCGCTGACTCCGGGCGTCCAGGTGGTGCCCGTGGAGAGCGTCAGGGGCTTGGCGTTCGGGCCGTCGTCCTTCGCCGTGGTCCCGGAGCCCTCGTCGAGGGCCCAGTGCCCGCCGCCCTTGAGCGGCTGCCGCTCGCCCGCCGCGGCGCCGGCGGCGACGACCTTGCGGTTGATCTCACGGACCCGGACCGGGTCGACCTTGATCTCCCGACGGTCGTACGTGTACAGGCCGTTGAGCTCGTTCTCCAGGTCGGAGATCTGGGTGTAGATCGAACCGGACAGCTCGGCCCCGGCCTGGTCGAGATAGAATTTCTCGGTGTTCTCGACGTACTTGCGGGTCAGCGCCTCCTTGTCGTTGACGCCGCTGTAGATCACCGTCGGCGCGCCCGGCCACATGTGCCCGGGGGTGCGCAGGGTGAAGCCGCCGTGCTCACCGTCCATCGCCGCCCGCTTGTCGTCGGGGAACGGCGGGTCCTCGTTGTTGTAGTCGTGGTGGTCGATGATGTCGCCCTTGCCCGAATCACCCTTGGAGTTGCA
The DNA window shown above is from Streptomyces chartreusis and carries:
- a CDS encoding MFS transporter; this translates as MTPTAEPVQVNYRATYREVLAEPRFRLLFSTRAVAITAGSLRITTFSVLVFSTTGSALLSALAFGIGFLPQLFGSLLLGSLADRLPPRALIAGGYALECAAALLLALVRMPLAASLGVMALVALTTPVFGGVSSRLVAQWLKGDAYVLGRSLNNLASSGAQLFGLALGGAVVAVLGPHRALAVSAALYLGCALAIRIRLPRLEPGEFGGTPGRPRGDGGAVRASLHGAGRLLRGHTVRRLMLAQWLPPAFVAGAEGLIVAYSGGRHFGPGWYAVLMGCPPVGMLVGDLLVGRLLRPPTRERLVVPLIALTGLPLIGFATEPGVGVSSCLLLLCGFGLAYGLGLQRPFLDALPQDGQGQAFGLLGSGSMTLQGIGPACFGSVAAGIGTGGAIALAGGAAVLTAGWMLTWPPPTPSPL
- a CDS encoding ArsR/SmtB family transcription factor, which translates into the protein MLRFEVSVEDLLRSRFALSPALDLCLLLRSLAGLDRPLPRAWATRLLPAFERLRRETELDAALALQAPQAGPNFVAPPPRGLNQTWADDLAMIRATPLEAARHEFAATATGPSARDPRVRAVLDSPDAVSRVAEAMDQAWHELLAADWPQLRAICERDVVHRVGVIGEHGWATTIESLHPGIAWRDGGIEIGFFRGGTVRLAGDGLLLIPSVCVGHIAAHLEDPWPRTLVYRARGTAALWGEQETVPQPDALTALVGRSRARLLLALDAPASTSHLARSLAMAPGAVGDHLAILRGAGLLVRARSGRSVLYRRTPLGEALVAGSG